In the genome of Monodelphis domestica isolate mMonDom1 chromosome 2, mMonDom1.pri, whole genome shotgun sequence, one region contains:
- the SERPINE1 gene encoding plasminogen activator inhibitor 1, with protein sequence MKLSRVFACLSLLLIIGVGDSLPQHNPQVSQMVTDFGMKVFREVVQTSGDGNVVFSPYGIASVLAMLQLTTGGNTREQIQAAMEYSIEEKGLAPALRKLYKELMAPWNKDEFSTANAIFIQRDMELVQGFMPYFFKVFRSMIKQVDFTEGERARFIMNDWVQRHTKGMISNLLEEGTVDQLTKMVLVNALYFKGQWKLPFPTKGTHHRLFHKSDGSTVSVPMMAQTNKFNCTEFLTPSGHYYDIVELPYHGDTLSMFIAAPYEKEMPLSALTNILDAQLISQWKGNMTKAPRLLILPKFSLESEADLKRPLENLGMKDMFRPGQADFSRLSDKEMLYVSQALQKVKIEVNESGTVASSTTAIVVSARMAPQEIIVDRPFLFVVRHNPTETILFMGQVMEP encoded by the exons ATGAAGCTCTCCAGGGTTTTTGCCTGTCTCTCCTTGCTCCTTATAATTGGTGTAGGGGATTCATTACCTCAGCACAACCCTCAGGTATCCCAAATGGTCACAGACTTTGGGATGAAGGTGTTTCGGGAAGTGGTCCAGACCTCTGGGGATGGCAATGTGGTCTTTTCACCCTATGGAATAGCCTCAGTGTTGGCCATGCTGCAACTGACAACTGGAGGGAACACCAGGGAGCAGATCCAAGCTGCAATGGAATACAGCATTGAAG AGAAAGGTCTGGCCCCTGCACTCCGAAAGCTCTATAAAGAGCTCATGGCACCTTGGAACAAAGATGAATTCAGTACAGCCAACGCCATCTTCATCCAGCGTGATATGGAGCTTGTCCAGGGCTTCATGCCCTACTTCTTCAAAGTATTCCGAAGCATGATCAAGCAGGTAGACTTCACTGAAGGGGAGAGGGCCCGGTTCATCATGAATGATTGGGTACAGAGGCATACAAAAG GTATGATCAGCAACTTGCTGGAAGAGGGGACTGTGGACCAATTGACCAAAATGGTGTTGGTCAATGCACTCTACTTCAAAGGCCAATGGAAGTTGCCTTTTCCAACCAAAGGCACCCACCATCGCCTCTTCCACAAATCTGATGGAAGCACTGTCTCTGTGCCCATGATGGCCCAGACAAACAAGTTCAACTGCA cTGAGTTCTTGACCCCCAGTGGGCACTACTATGACATTGTGGAACTGCCCTATCATGGTGACACTCTCAGCATGTTCATTGCTGCCCCTTATGAAAAGGAAATGCCCCTCTCTGCCCTCACCAACATTTTAGATGCCCAGCTCATCAGTCAATGGAAGGGCAATATGACCAAAGCGCCCCGTCTCCTGATTCTGCCCAA GTTTTCGCTAGAGAGTGAAGCTGACCTGAAAAGGCCTCTGGAGAACTTGGGGATGAAGGACATGTTCAGGCCAGGGCAGGCAGATTTCTCCAGACTTTCTG ACAAAGAAATGCTCTATGTATCCCAGGCCTTACAAAAGGTGAAGATTGAGGTGAATGAGAGTGGTACTGTGGCATCCTCAACCACTG